A stretch of Besnoitia besnoiti strain Bb-Ger1 chromosome V, whole genome shotgun sequence DNA encodes these proteins:
- a CDS encoding hypothetical protein (encoded by transcript BESB_058410), giving the protein MAPPRSPRSVSPLAHAAARASQSGSSLPVLRRALSSALIIFFVFSLHSCPAEGARPKNGRPVTYGSSVLLINNATGFKLFSGKISWGSGSGQQAVTAMPSSEKVTASNVLWTVSPPLSANRPRPLESAVLARAAAKAGESPPSDEPAPALLTEGAAGEPVRCNSVVVLEHGSSGGTLQAMSVSSPISNQREVSVGSGRDERVAAFKVICGNSKAEYWLTGDAVTFEHVHLRTNLQAKREHAFTQQNCGRGCPIAGHIEVSVSTEKSRSSWGWTSPPTSGRPKQAPL; this is encoded by the exons ATGGCACCTCCAAGAAGCCCTAGGTCTGTTTCTCCCCTCGctcacgcggcggcgagggcctcgcAGAGTGGGTCGTCTCTGCCTGTGTTGCGTCGAGCCCTGTCTTCCGCACTCATcattttcttcgttttctctctccactcctgccccgcggaaggcgccagGCCGAAGAACGGGCGGCCGGTCACCTACGGCAGTTCAGTCTTGCTGATCAACAACGCCACAGGCTTCAA GTTGTTTTCTGGAAAGATCTCGTGGGGCTCCGGCAGCGGCCAGCAAGCTGTG ACGGCGATGCCGAGCAGCGAGAAAGTCACCGCCTCGAACGTCTTGTGGACTGTGAGTCCGCCGCTGAGCGCCAACCGCCCGCGTCCGCTGGAAAGTGCAGTCCtcgcgcgtgccgccgcgaaggctgGCGAGAGCCCGCCGAGCGACgagcctgcgcccgcgctgctgacggagggcgccgctggagaaCCCGTTCGCTGCAACTCGGTTGTCGTCTTGGAGCACGGAAGCTCAGGGGGAACGCTTCAGGCGATGAGCGTCTCGTCGCCCATCAGCAACCAGAGAGAG GTCAGCGTAGGATCCGGGCGTGACGAGCGCGTGGCAGCTTTCAAGGTGATATGCGGCAACTCGAAGGCTGAGTACTGGCTCACCGGAGACGCTGTCACTTTTGAACATGTCCATCTCCGGACCAATCTCCAGGCGAAGAGGGAACACGC GTTCACTCAGCAGAACTGCGGGAGAGGCTGCCCCATCGCTGGTCACATCGAGGTCTCCGTCAGCACTGAGAAGAGCCGATCGAGCTGGGGATGGACATCCCCCCCGACCAGTGGAAGGCCGAAGCAGGCACCATTGTGA
- a CDS encoding hypothetical protein (encoded by transcript BESB_058420): MGFSTVRRRTGVFVLALCILTQSVTCQTDSDFRIESPEFGVSSCSDTSSMALLPDKHFGTNCGDKNELPQLTWNDAPFNAGSFALIIADTSSSRKPVAHLIAWDIPASVTSLGSQTNFSTIGAVTGTNGNGDTGYTGPCPEKHACVKISVFALRPSSLELPSSRTYEELQKKLLELSEKGNLLDIASLYTIAVPHQPDRVRTEA; this comes from the exons ATGGGATTCTCTACAGTGAGAAGAAGGACGGGAGTGTTCGTCTTGGCCCTTTGCATCTTGACGCAGTCCGTAACTTGCCAGACAGATTCGGACTTTCGGATCGAATCCCCCG AATTTGGGGTATCTAGTTGCAGCGACACGAGCAGTATGGCGCTGCTTCCAGACAAGCACTTCGGAACCAACTGCGGTGACAAAAACGAGCTCCCGCAGCTGACATGGAATG ACGCACCATTCAATGCTGGGTCATTTGCCTTAATTATCGCGGATACGTCATCGAGCAGGAAACCC GTTGCGCATCTCATCGCGTGGGACATTCCTGCGTCTGTCACTAGTTTAGGATCCCAAACCAATTTTTCCACGATTGGAGCTGTCACTGGCACCAACGGCAACGGCGATACAGGCTACACAGGCCCCTGCCCCGAGAAGCATGCTTGCGTCAAAATCTCCGTGTTTGCTTTGC GGCCTTCATCTCTCGAGTTGCCCAGCTCCAGGACGTACGAAGAGCTTCAGAAGAAGCTCCTAGAACTATCGGAAAAAGGAA ATCTTCTGGACATTGCCAGCCTTTACACCATTGCAGTACCCCACCAGCCAGATCGTGTACGGACCGAAGCTTGA
- a CDS encoding ankyrin repeat-containing protein (encoded by transcript BESB_058430), translated as MSSPLLFQAIRDSNREQLVLLLEQKHANVNQANSNGTTPLILAAQLDRTSFVEILLVKGADPSAQEKLELGGSTALHYAAKNGNREVTVLLLSNGAQATVQDKLGRTPLHTACRYGSAVIVQILLSKGAEPSSRDSSGESREIQTYQSIANTSIELRSQKDFTWFHCAPSQPNYHTTTLPAIYVTVYWLAFCAAGFTPSYWAKVKGHDECLSLLPPPQFYGSKQITDFQLVTMDSLNMTLKIPSKKGGAGKGKGKKKK; from the exons ATGTCGAGCCCTCTTCTTTTCCAAGCAATTCGAGACAGTAATCGTGAACAGCTCGTGCTTCTGCTCGAACAAAAACACGCCAATGTGAATCAAGCTAATAGCAACGGGACGACGCCTCTGATCTTGGCCGCGCAGCTTGACAGAACGTCCTTTGTTGAAATCCTTCTAGTCAAAGGGGCCGATCCCTCAGCCCAAGAAAAGCTTGAGCTTGGAGGCAGTACCGCTTTGCACTACGCAGCGAAAAACGGCAACAG AGAGGTGACGGTATTACTCCTGAGCAAtggagcgcaggcgacagtCCAAGACAAGTTGGGACGTACGCCCCTCCATACCGCATGCCGGTATGGCAGTGCAGTGATAGTGCAGATCCTCTTGTCCAAAGGAGCCGAACCGTCGAGCAGAGACTCTTCAGGCGAGTCGCGGGAAATACAGACTTACCAATCTATTGCTAACACTTCCATTGAACTTCGGTCTCAAAAAGACTTTACGTGGTTTCACTGTGCGCCCTCTCAACCCAACTACCACACGACAACTCTCCCTGCAATATACGTGACTGTTTACTGGTTGGCATTTTGTGCTGCAGGATTCACTCCGTCGTATTGGGCCAAGGTCAAAGGGCACGATGAGTGTTTATCTTTGCTACCGCCTCCTCAGTTTTACGGAAGCAAGCAAATAACTGATTTTCAGCTAGTAACGATGGACTCTCTAAACATGACTTTGAAAATTCCTTCCAAGAAAGGCGGTGCTGGCAAGGGGAAggggaaaaagaagaagtgA